Proteins from a single region of Sporosarcina sp. P33:
- a CDS encoding GAF domain-containing protein codes for MMLYNGISDYKDILHELSALAEKPCHSETWNTFRSMIHAKLSGNSLEMIETSLSIIEDTKKREHDLKFSTKTLEIIQQINTEVSSLAPLDKILKLSTDRLRTISKANIALIAQIDASEKMIQVTALSGSTDEVLQNFRQSATARICGTVIQTEKIYVLPDVELEKILSDPLISLLHRKENIRSLICAPLVVNKELIGIFIIAKDYPNHSSPFLLDVLSTYCNQTAIAINNARLYANELRVSSMHKELFQEALKGIQESSPSCLLF; via the coding sequence ATGATGTTATACAACGGCATTTCCGACTATAAAGATATTTTGCATGAACTATCTGCCCTTGCCGAAAAGCCCTGTCACAGCGAAACTTGGAATACATTCAGAAGTATGATCCACGCAAAACTATCGGGTAATTCACTTGAAATGATAGAAACGAGCCTGTCCATTATAGAAGACACAAAGAAACGGGAACATGACTTAAAATTCTCAACGAAGACATTGGAAATTATCCAGCAAATTAATACCGAGGTGTCTTCCCTGGCACCACTTGATAAAATTTTAAAATTGAGCACGGACCGCCTCAGAACTATTTCAAAGGCTAATATCGCATTGATCGCACAAATTGACGCCAGTGAAAAAATGATACAAGTCACAGCACTTTCAGGTTCTACTGACGAAGTATTGCAGAATTTCAGGCAATCGGCAACTGCCAGGATTTGCGGTACAGTTATACAAACAGAAAAAATATATGTGCTGCCTGACGTGGAACTTGAAAAGATTTTGAGTGATCCGCTCATTTCACTTTTACATCGTAAAGAAAATATTCGTTCATTAATTTGCGCACCGCTCGTTGTCAATAAGGAGCTGATCGGCATTTTTATCATCGCCAAAGATTATCCTAATCACTCATCCCCTTTTTTATTGGATGTCTTAAGCACATATTGCAATCAAACTGCAATCGCCATAAATAATGCCAGATTATATGCAAATGAGCTGCGTGTATCCAGCATGCACAAGGAACTCTTTCAGGAAGCCTTGAAGGGTATTCAGGAGTCATCGCCAAGCTGTCTGCTTTTCTGA
- a CDS encoding CdaR family transcriptional regulator, protein MFDLPFLRNAFCSEKEPYVSPAVLHVNKEHSYSLIPILLHEKAAAYLLIPKVYNERDHLDLVAIEQAKNILSLKFTQEHTSMEVENRLRLDFVHDLLLGLETEEDLIRRGRYLKISFQHPRQVIMLNPKNRLDTEHIDSKRLTQIAEKLQYELGFSKMHLCTIHGTKLIIIAPVGETDQLTSNILSYFEDHYPTVDISIGVSNAVTEVSDYTTGYNEAKRASQFVELIGGNKRVLYYNDLGVVGLLFESADYASIIEFKDKYLGKLLHYEGQNKSDLLLSLQVFLDNESAYQASATQLHVHYNTLRYRIERVEEIIQLDLSNAQNRLNLQIALTIHQLVNSFS, encoded by the coding sequence GTGTTTGACCTTCCTTTTCTGCGTAATGCATTTTGTTCAGAAAAAGAACCTTATGTGTCGCCTGCGGTGCTGCATGTAAACAAAGAGCACTCTTACAGCCTCATTCCCATTCTTCTTCACGAGAAAGCCGCAGCGTATTTACTCATTCCTAAGGTTTATAATGAACGGGATCACTTAGATTTGGTCGCCATAGAACAGGCAAAAAATATTCTTTCCTTAAAATTCACTCAAGAACACACCAGTATGGAAGTTGAAAACCGTCTGCGGCTCGATTTTGTACATGATTTACTGTTAGGTTTGGAAACTGAAGAAGATTTGATTAGAAGAGGCAGATATCTCAAAATTTCTTTTCAGCATCCCCGTCAAGTCATCATGCTGAATCCAAAAAACCGTTTGGATACTGAACACATCGACTCCAAGCGACTTACACAGATTGCAGAGAAACTTCAATATGAGCTCGGCTTTTCAAAAATGCATTTATGCACCATCCATGGGACAAAATTAATCATCATAGCACCCGTGGGGGAAACAGATCAGCTGACTAGTAATATTCTTTCTTATTTTGAAGATCATTATCCCACTGTAGATATTTCAATAGGCGTCAGTAATGCTGTTACGGAAGTTTCCGACTATACTACTGGGTATAACGAAGCCAAAAGAGCCTCACAATTTGTAGAGTTAATTGGAGGAAATAAAAGAGTTTTATATTATAATGATCTCGGTGTTGTCGGTCTTCTATTTGAATCTGCTGACTATGCTTCAATCATAGAATTTAAAGATAAATATTTAGGTAAATTACTTCACTATGAAGGACAGAATAAATCCGACTTGCTCTTGTCGCTACAAGTATTCTTAGACAACGAATCCGCCTATCAGGCATCTGCAACACAATTGCACGTTCACTATAATACACTCCGATACAGAATTGAACGGGTAGAAGAAATTATTCAGCTGGATCTGTCTAACGCACAAAATCGGTTAAATCTGCAAATAGCCTTAACGATCCATCAGTTAGTCAATTCTTTTTCATAA
- a CDS encoding MBL fold metallo-hydrolase, whose amino-acid sequence MLYVKIGPVEIMSDNGGRIPLSTSLIIAGNEDSTLIDCGSGTKTFDYIQKNHTVHTIYLTHHHIDHVWGAQLFPDAEKLINKYDIEKVTDYHELAKSEGLYAVYGKEGVDKWIQDLKEKTYGNTVVDPKILHASGTHEYNQVITMSGTDVMFIHAPGHTQGYCTPYVMDYGILLTGDIDLTSFGPYYGDAESDIDQFIQSARKTLETDAKYFVTSHHKGIFLREEYERELEKYLSIIERKEEKIKHLLKNGCSPGDLIHQEVFYYKNQSAHSPVRKKTEIISIVKHLKRLIDHGEPFADYLADFIRANNLHEEYLEYSNEPCRGRC is encoded by the coding sequence GTGCTTTATGTAAAAATAGGCCCGGTTGAAATTATGAGCGATAATGGAGGTCGTATTCCCTTATCCACTTCCTTAATTATCGCTGGAAATGAAGATTCTACTCTCATCGACTGCGGGTCAGGCACTAAAACGTTTGATTATATACAAAAAAATCATACAGTCCATACGATTTATTTGACGCATCATCATATTGATCACGTGTGGGGAGCGCAATTGTTTCCGGACGCAGAAAAGCTGATTAACAAATATGATATAGAAAAAGTTACTGATTATCATGAACTCGCAAAATCAGAAGGTTTATATGCGGTATATGGAAAAGAAGGTGTAGATAAATGGATACAAGACCTTAAAGAAAAAACATACGGCAATACTGTTGTGGACCCCAAAATATTGCACGCTTCTGGAACGCATGAATACAACCAGGTGATTACTATGTCAGGGACAGACGTTATGTTTATTCATGCGCCCGGCCATACGCAGGGTTATTGCACGCCGTACGTCATGGATTATGGCATTTTACTGACCGGAGATATTGATCTGACTTCTTTCGGTCCGTATTACGGTGATGCAGAGAGTGATATCGATCAATTTATCCAATCAGCCAGAAAGACACTTGAGACAGATGCCAAATACTTTGTCACTTCGCATCATAAAGGAATCTTTTTACGTGAAGAGTATGAACGGGAATTAGAAAAATATCTTTCTATCATCGAAAGAAAAGAAGAAAAAATTAAGCATCTGTTGAAAAATGGATGTTCACCCGGTGATCTGATTCATCAAGAAGTTTTTTATTATAAAAATCAGTCTGCGCACAGTCCCGTGCGAAAGAAAACCGAGATCATCAGCATAGTTAAACATTTGAAACGGCTCATCGATCATGGGGAGCCTTTTGCAGATTACTTGGCAGATTTTATTCGAGCCAATAATTTACATGAAGAGTATCTGGAATACTCCAATGAACCGTGCAGGGGCAGATGTTAA
- a CDS encoding GntP family permease: MTPEMQMIVGLVVGVAALIFLVLKTKIHAFLALIIAASLTGLIGGMNPIEVSSTISKGFGSTLGSIGIVVGFGVMIGRILEVSGAAERLAYSLIRAVGKRKEEWAMAIAGYIVSIPIFVDSAFVILNPLVKALSRKTGKSVITLGVALAVGLVATHHAVPPTPGPLGVAGIFGVDIGLMIAWGLVFSIPIVISGVLYAKWVGKRIYQIPTEDGLDFERPDEHMAYQELVRLTDERNKELPSLFRSMIPILLPIVLIFLNTTFVAMDLTGGWIDYLLFLGQPIIAVGLSLVSAIYLLAGHLTREEALGRMEEGMVTAGIILLVTGAGGALGQVLRDSGAGDYIAQQVALLPLPAVLVPFFIATLVRLIQGSGTVAMITAASISAPIVVNLDVNLALAAQAAALGAMIFSYFNDSMFWVVNRMLGVKEVKEQVMVWSIPTTIAWAVSLVSILIANMFVG; this comes from the coding sequence ATGACACCCGAAATGCAAATGATTGTAGGACTCGTAGTCGGTGTAGCTGCATTAATATTTCTAGTGTTAAAAACGAAAATCCACGCATTTTTAGCTTTGATTATTGCTGCGTCGCTGACAGGCTTAATCGGCGGGATGAATCCGATCGAGGTTTCTTCTACTATATCTAAAGGTTTCGGAAGCACGCTTGGGTCTATCGGTATTGTTGTCGGATTTGGGGTAATGATTGGAAGAATTCTGGAAGTGTCAGGAGCTGCAGAACGTCTGGCGTATAGTCTGATCCGTGCTGTAGGGAAACGCAAAGAAGAGTGGGCAATGGCGATTGCCGGATATATTGTCTCAATTCCTATATTCGTGGACTCCGCGTTTGTCATTTTAAACCCGCTTGTGAAAGCGTTGTCAAGAAAGACAGGGAAATCTGTCATCACTCTTGGTGTAGCGCTGGCCGTCGGTTTAGTTGCAACGCATCATGCGGTACCGCCGACACCGGGTCCGCTTGGCGTGGCAGGTATATTCGGCGTTGATATCGGTCTGATGATCGCTTGGGGTCTAGTATTCTCCATTCCCATTGTCATTTCTGGTGTGCTGTACGCTAAATGGGTAGGTAAACGAATTTATCAGATCCCGACGGAAGACGGTCTCGATTTTGAAAGACCTGATGAGCATATGGCCTATCAGGAACTTGTGCGTCTGACGGATGAACGGAATAAGGAGCTGCCTTCATTGTTCCGCTCTATGATTCCAATTTTATTGCCGATTGTTCTTATATTTTTAAATACAACATTCGTAGCCATGGATTTGACAGGCGGCTGGATTGACTATCTATTATTCTTAGGTCAGCCGATTATCGCGGTCGGTTTATCATTAGTCTCTGCCATCTATTTATTGGCAGGCCACTTAACGAGAGAAGAAGCACTTGGCCGTATGGAAGAAGGAATGGTGACGGCTGGTATTATCCTGCTTGTAACAGGAGCAGGCGGTGCGCTTGGACAAGTCCTTCGTGACAGCGGAGCGGGCGACTACATCGCACAGCAAGTGGCATTGCTTCCTTTGCCGGCGGTACTTGTTCCATTCTTCATCGCGACACTTGTTCGTTTAATCCAAGGAAGCGGAACAGTAGCAATGATTACAGCCGCATCCATTTCTGCACCGATTGTCGTAAATCTGGATGTTAACCTGGCTCTGGCTGCGCAAGCCGCTGCACTCGGTGCGATGATTTTCTCCTACTTCAATGACAGCATGTTCTGGGTTGTCAACCGGATGCTTGGCGTGAAGGAAGTGAAGGAGCAAGTCATGGTCTGGTCGATTCCAACGACCATTGCATGGGCAGTTTCATTAGTAAGTATTTTGATTGCTAATATGTTTGTAGGATAA
- the pdxA gene encoding 4-hydroxythreonine-4-phosphate dehydrogenase PdxA translates to MTNERKIIAIPMGDAAGIGPEITVKSLAKQEIYEMCNPLVVGDADVIKKAIGVTETGLEVNVVSDPKEGKYEFGTVDVLDMNNIDIDALEPGKVQAQCGQAAFEFIKKSVALAMADEVAAIATTPINKESLKAANVPYIGHTEMLEDLGGAPDPLTMFQVNGMRIFFLTRHVSLKDAISQMTKERVRDYLSRCDQALQRLGVEDRKLAVAGLNPHSGEGGLFGMEEVNEIAPGVEAAKADGIDAYGPVPADSVFFQALNGKYDAVLSLYHDQGHIAAKMTDFHRTISITNGLPFLRTSVDHGTAFDIAWKNIAASVSMEECIKLAAEYAPKFTRESL, encoded by the coding sequence ATGACAAACGAACGTAAAATTATAGCAATTCCAATGGGTGACGCAGCAGGAATCGGCCCGGAAATTACCGTAAAGTCATTGGCGAAGCAAGAGATTTATGAAATGTGTAATCCGCTCGTAGTCGGCGATGCAGACGTGATTAAAAAAGCGATCGGCGTAACAGAAACCGGTTTAGAAGTGAACGTTGTTTCAGATCCGAAGGAAGGGAAATATGAATTCGGAACAGTAGACGTGTTAGATATGAACAATATTGATATCGATGCATTGGAGCCAGGAAAAGTTCAGGCGCAATGCGGACAAGCTGCATTTGAATTCATCAAGAAGTCAGTGGCACTTGCAATGGCAGACGAAGTGGCGGCAATCGCTACAACGCCTATCAATAAGGAATCATTAAAAGCAGCAAATGTTCCGTATATCGGTCACACGGAAATGCTGGAAGACTTGGGCGGAGCACCTGATCCATTAACGATGTTCCAAGTAAACGGCATGAGAATCTTCTTCTTGACGCGTCACGTGTCATTGAAAGATGCGATTTCTCAAATGACGAAAGAGCGTGTTCGTGATTACTTGAGCCGCTGTGATCAGGCATTGCAGCGTCTGGGCGTGGAAGATCGCAAGCTGGCAGTCGCTGGTTTGAACCCGCATAGTGGTGAAGGCGGTTTGTTTGGCATGGAGGAAGTGAACGAAATCGCACCGGGTGTCGAAGCAGCTAAAGCAGACGGCATTGATGCATACGGTCCCGTTCCGGCAGATTCTGTATTCTTCCAGGCACTGAATGGCAAATATGATGCAGTCCTTTCGCTTTATCATGACCAAGGGCATATTGCAGCGAAAATGACAGATTTCCACCGTACGATTTCTATCACGAATGGACTTCCGTTCCTGCGTACTTCTGTTGACCACGGAACAGCATTTGATATTGCGTGGAAAAACATTGCAGCAAGCGTGAGTATGGAAGAATGTATTAAACTGGCAGCTGAATATGCGCCGAAATTCACAAGAGAATCTCTATAA
- a CDS encoding four-carbon acid sugar kinase family protein has protein sequence MKIGIIADDLTGANATGVRLAEVGFKSATIIFGAQVPKSDKFTSICVDTDSRYVDAAVAKERVQDTFKQLRLWGADVIAKRIDSTIRGNIGSEIDALLTSTGEESVAIVVASYPDSGRVTSGGYLLVEGVPVQETDVAKDPMNPITKSFVPAVIAEQSQHEIGHIGLGDVLQGRAKITASLTEQINAGKRIIVIDAVTNEEISNIAESMAMMEERTLFPVDPGPLSAAFARVLARRSLYENRYIVTVGSVTSLTGRQLRYLMDKTNSSPVYVDASQLATMTDKWDAEVKRATDEGIKKLKDQEILIVTTLSPTSQILSLADIAREEHTTEEMLAKRITSGLAKVTHTIVQNGDMKIDGTFSSGGDVTAALFTISGAEAIQLDEEVIPLAAYGKFIGGTFDGIPVVTKGGMVGEKQSIYKCLIYLQTKNDEGRV, from the coding sequence ATGAAGATCGGAATAATCGCAGATGATTTAACGGGTGCGAACGCTACAGGCGTCCGTCTTGCAGAAGTAGGATTTAAAAGCGCCACGATTATTTTTGGTGCTCAGGTGCCGAAATCGGATAAGTTCACATCGATTTGTGTAGATACAGACAGCAGGTATGTAGATGCTGCGGTTGCAAAAGAGCGGGTTCAAGATACGTTTAAGCAGCTTCGGTTGTGGGGAGCTGATGTAATCGCCAAGCGGATTGACAGTACGATCCGGGGCAATATAGGTTCTGAGATTGACGCATTGCTTACCAGTACCGGCGAAGAAAGCGTCGCTATTGTCGTGGCTTCTTATCCTGACTCAGGACGGGTAACGTCAGGCGGCTATTTGTTAGTGGAAGGCGTGCCGGTTCAAGAAACTGACGTAGCAAAAGATCCGATGAACCCAATCACTAAATCATTTGTGCCCGCAGTAATTGCAGAGCAGAGCCAGCATGAAATCGGACATATTGGGTTAGGCGATGTCTTACAGGGAAGAGCTAAAATTACTGCTTCTTTGACGGAGCAAATCAATGCCGGCAAGAGAATCATTGTCATCGACGCAGTGACGAATGAAGAAATCAGCAATATCGCCGAATCCATGGCAATGATGGAAGAGCGTACGTTATTCCCGGTGGATCCTGGCCCGCTGTCCGCAGCGTTTGCGCGTGTACTGGCCAGACGAAGCCTGTACGAGAACAGATATATTGTCACCGTGGGAAGTGTTACGAGTCTTACAGGGCGGCAATTGCGCTATTTAATGGATAAAACAAATTCTTCACCTGTTTACGTCGATGCCTCCCAATTGGCAACGATGACAGATAAATGGGACGCGGAAGTGAAGCGTGCAACGGATGAAGGGATCAAGAAGCTGAAAGATCAGGAAATATTAATCGTGACGACATTATCTCCAACCTCACAAATCCTGTCGCTGGCAGATATCGCAAGAGAAGAACACACGACGGAAGAAATGCTTGCGAAGCGTATTACGTCGGGTCTTGCGAAAGTAACACATACCATCGTACAAAATGGTGATATGAAAATCGATGGGACGTTTTCCAGTGGCGGTGATGTGACGGCAGCGTTATTTACCATTAGCGGTGCTGAAGCAATTCAGCTGGATGAAGAAGTAATACCGCTCGCTGCTTATGGAAAGTTCATCGGGGGGACGTTTGACGGGATCCCGGTAGTAACAAAAGGCGGCATGGTCGGTGAAAAGCAGTCGATCTATAAATGCCTGATTTATCTGCAGACAAAAAATGATGAAGGACGTGTGTAA
- a CDS encoding DeoR/GlpR family DNA-binding transcription regulator, whose amino-acid sequence MSPKERRSKIMESLATEGRVDIIRLSEVLNVTPMTIRRDFDVLEKQNKLIRTHGGAVPSQALIHEKTFELKSNISVREKKMIAKRAVSFVTEGMTVLIDSGTTTLEIARLLKNHEHLTVITNDIKIAAELMGSKLEVIILGGRLQTETGTLYGSLTENILKSIHVDLFFLGANAIHNSFGITTPTIDKSSLKRTMIRTATETILVADSTKFNQKALSKVCDLEDVSTIITDGQLSEELMEKYGELVEIIIAK is encoded by the coding sequence TTGTCTCCAAAAGAACGAAGATCGAAAATAATGGAATCGCTTGCAACGGAAGGAAGAGTGGATATCATCCGGCTTTCCGAAGTGTTGAATGTAACGCCTATGACGATACGAAGGGATTTCGATGTGCTGGAGAAGCAGAACAAGCTGATTCGCACACATGGCGGCGCTGTTCCGTCACAAGCGCTGATTCACGAAAAGACGTTTGAACTAAAATCGAACATTTCTGTCCGGGAAAAGAAGATGATTGCAAAGCGCGCTGTCTCTTTTGTGACTGAAGGGATGACTGTGCTTATTGATTCAGGAACGACGACGCTTGAAATTGCACGGTTATTGAAAAATCACGAACATCTGACAGTGATTACGAATGATATTAAAATAGCAGCTGAGCTTATGGGCAGCAAATTAGAAGTAATTATTCTCGGCGGCCGTTTGCAGACGGAGACGGGGACACTGTACGGTTCGCTGACAGAAAACATTTTAAAATCAATTCATGTCGATCTGTTCTTTTTGGGTGCAAATGCAATCCACAATTCGTTTGGGATTACTACACCTACAATTGATAAGTCTTCTCTGAAGCGGACGATGATCAGAACAGCCACGGAAACGATACTGGTCGCAGATTCAACAAAGTTTAATCAGAAAGCATTATCAAAAGTCTGTGATCTTGAAGATGTATCCACGATTATTACAGATGGGCAGTTATCTGAAGAACTGATGGAGAAATACGGCGAATTGGTGGAAATTATTATTGCAAAGTAG
- a CDS encoding LLM class flavin-dependent oxidoreductase, translated as MDVRKKLKIGTMIHGVGEKISDWRHPAMPSDASVSFEFYKQQAQTSERGKFDFVFIADALYINEKSNPHYLNRFEPLTILSALAAVTSNIGLVSTLSTTYSEPFSAARQFASLDMLSGGRAGWNAVTSGLEKTALNFSKEVSDHPDHAARYRMAAEFVKVMKGLWNSWEDDAFIRNKQTGQFFDSNKLHTLNYEGEFFSVQGPLNIGRSPQGQPVIFQAGSSKAGIAFSAQEADAVFAIMPDLEEAQQYYRDVKEQTAAVGRNPDDVMVLQGISPIIGDTAEEAERKFQELAGLVTIEQALAFLGRLFEHHDFSQYPLDEPFPELGSIGKNSFRSDTDRIKSDARRQNLTLRQVALREATPRTPFMGTPEQVASLVEEWYEQNGADGFMIIANLPSELEAFVDKVVPLLQQRGIFRTKYEGSTLRENLELPYAEHNTSCNASLV; from the coding sequence ATGGATGTGAGGAAGAAGTTGAAAATAGGAACGATGATCCACGGTGTCGGGGAGAAGATTTCAGACTGGCGGCATCCTGCTATGCCATCAGATGCAAGTGTAAGCTTTGAATTTTATAAACAACAGGCCCAAACATCAGAACGCGGGAAATTTGATTTTGTTTTCATCGCAGATGCTCTGTACATTAATGAAAAATCAAATCCGCATTATCTGAATCGTTTTGAACCGCTGACGATCCTGTCTGCCCTAGCAGCGGTGACGTCAAATATCGGATTAGTCAGCACGTTATCGACTACTTACAGCGAACCTTTTTCTGCAGCACGGCAGTTTGCTTCACTTGATATGCTGAGCGGCGGACGCGCAGGATGGAATGCGGTGACGTCAGGATTAGAAAAGACGGCATTAAATTTCAGCAAAGAAGTTTCCGATCATCCAGATCACGCCGCGCGTTACCGGATGGCCGCCGAGTTCGTCAAAGTCATGAAAGGCTTATGGAATTCCTGGGAAGATGATGCATTTATCCGCAATAAACAGACCGGGCAATTTTTCGATTCAAATAAATTGCATACATTGAATTATGAAGGCGAGTTCTTTTCCGTACAGGGACCGTTAAATATCGGACGTTCGCCGCAAGGGCAGCCAGTAATTTTTCAGGCGGGCTCTTCAAAAGCAGGCATTGCGTTTTCCGCACAAGAAGCAGACGCAGTTTTCGCCATTATGCCTGATTTAGAAGAAGCGCAGCAATATTACAGAGACGTAAAAGAGCAAACAGCTGCCGTTGGGCGTAATCCCGATGATGTGATGGTGCTGCAAGGAATCAGTCCGATTATTGGAGATACGGCAGAGGAAGCGGAACGAAAATTCCAGGAACTCGCCGGGCTGGTGACAATTGAGCAGGCACTCGCTTTTTTAGGCCGTCTGTTTGAGCACCATGACTTTTCTCAATATCCATTGGACGAACCTTTCCCTGAACTGGGATCGATCGGAAAAAATAGTTTCAGAAGCGATACAGATCGTATTAAGTCCGATGCACGCAGGCAAAACTTAACCTTGCGCCAAGTAGCCTTAAGAGAAGCCACACCGCGCACGCCGTTCATGGGAACCCCGGAGCAAGTCGCCAGTCTAGTTGAAGAGTGGTACGAACAAAATGGAGCAGACGGCTTCATGATCATCGCAAATTTGCCAAGCGAACTTGAAGCATTTGTTGACAAAGTAGTTCCCCTCCTTCAGCAGCGCGGAATTTTCCGGACAAAATACGAAGGGTCTACCTTACGGGAAAACTTGGAGTTGCCTTATGCAGAACACAATACGTCCTGTAATGCATCGCTTGTGTAA
- a CDS encoding S-layer homology domain-containing protein yields the protein MKRILMTVLSALLIACSLPLSSAAADKQLFKDVPPTKHFAQAVNELAERTIIGGYPDGTFKPSRSITRGQAAAIIAKMIKLDMDSVKNPHFKDVSTANGYYKAIAAMAEKGIIGGYGDGRYGPNDPIKRGQMASILVKAFDLPRDGDISNPFKDVAPNTSHAANIMIIYKLGITTGTTPSTFSPNAAITRGQAAKMIKATEDARPSNVVTLEPSDFGWELIQSITDNEMNSGLFKAVLIKGKEGYTKDKVQLIPLKEGIGAIVFHGSASKTADLEHDKNYVHVKKEDGELKLTLEETEDVLPTIARLSMFGGPGQLDDVPGDVRNVSLSAMDGKLMNDSMAFKVCDNYFICIEIDKPGEYIAAVRFADGKEVRYGIDAKAAGDKIYYTMRTLREQPTFSYGENDKYTIGKYSISPENYEQIADVTREPGTNMFHFTGKKAGKFEITYEHPIHLDRYCEGPNDTGECFMPVYTGIFIHVTQIGSIINVWGSAAAEPDH from the coding sequence ATGAAAAGAATACTTATGACCGTGCTCAGCGCATTGCTGATTGCATGCAGCTTGCCGCTATCAAGCGCGGCAGCAGACAAACAACTGTTCAAAGATGTGCCGCCTACGAAGCATTTCGCACAAGCGGTGAATGAGCTGGCGGAGCGTACTATTATTGGAGGATATCCGGATGGCACGTTCAAGCCAAGCCGTTCAATTACAAGAGGGCAGGCCGCGGCAATCATTGCGAAGATGATCAAGCTTGATATGGACAGTGTAAAGAATCCTCATTTTAAAGATGTGTCCACAGCGAACGGCTATTATAAAGCGATCGCTGCGATGGCGGAAAAAGGGATTATCGGCGGTTATGGGGACGGACGATACGGGCCGAATGATCCGATCAAACGAGGGCAGATGGCTTCCATTTTAGTGAAGGCGTTTGATTTGCCGCGTGACGGGGATATCAGCAATCCGTTCAAGGACGTTGCGCCGAATACATCCCATGCGGCCAATATTATGATTATTTACAAGCTGGGCATTACAACGGGAACGACGCCTTCCACATTTAGCCCGAATGCGGCGATTACGAGAGGGCAAGCCGCGAAGATGATAAAAGCGACGGAAGATGCAAGACCGTCAAATGTCGTAACGCTTGAACCAAGTGATTTTGGATGGGAATTGATCCAGTCCATTACGGACAATGAAATGAATTCTGGATTATTCAAAGCGGTCTTGATTAAAGGAAAAGAAGGTTATACGAAAGATAAAGTGCAGCTGATTCCGTTGAAGGAAGGGATAGGGGCGATCGTTTTCCACGGAAGTGCTTCCAAAACTGCGGATTTGGAACATGACAAGAATTATGTGCATGTCAAAAAAGAAGACGGCGAGCTGAAACTGACGCTGGAAGAGACGGAGGATGTGCTGCCGACGATAGCACGGTTAAGTATGTTCGGCGGGCCAGGACAACTCGATGATGTTCCGGGAGATGTACGGAATGTATCCCTGTCTGCGATGGACGGGAAGCTGATGAATGACAGCATGGCATTTAAAGTATGCGATAATTACTTCATCTGCATCGAGATTGACAAGCCGGGCGAATATATTGCCGCAGTCCGCTTTGCGGACGGGAAGGAAGTTCGTTACGGAATCGATGCCAAGGCTGCCGGAGACAAAATCTACTATACAATGCGCACGTTGAGGGAGCAACCGACATTTTCATATGGAGAAAACGATAAATACACTATAGGAAAGTACAGCATCTCGCCTGAAAATTATGAACAGATTGCGGATGTGACGAGAGAGCCGGGCACAAATATGTTCCACTTCACCGGCAAAAAGGCAGGGAAATTTGAGATTACGTACGAGCACCCGATACACCTAGACAGATATTGTGAAGGCCCCAATGACACAGGTGAATGTTTTATGCCTGTGTATACAGGCATATTTATACATGTGACACAAATTGGGTCGATCATCAATGTATGGGGTTCGGCAGCAGCAGAGCCGGATCATTAA